ATCAATGTATCCAAAGCGCACCAGGCGTAGAGGCGGCGGCCGTCGATCTCGAAGGAATGCGCCGTTTCGCGTAGGGTGAGGCCGTGGCCGATGATGTTTCCGTCATCATCATATTCGGTACTGGCGGTTTGCGCGAGCACGGCGGCGATGCGCTCATCAGGCCAGTTGAGAATCCCGGCAAGCGTGGTTCGCGATACCGGGCGCCCCTTGGCGAGTTCCCGCAACAGCGCGACGAGGAGTTCCGCGGAATCTTGAGACCGACTGATCAACGGGAAATGCTCGATATATGTAGTGGGGCTCATGACGCTCTCTTTCATCCTGCGCAGCAGGACAGTTTTGCCACATCCTTGCCGAAGCCCTGTGCGGCGAGTTTCAGGCCCTCGACCGTGGTGAGATAGGGAAAGATCGTCTCGCCCAGCGCCTTCGTCGTCATGCCGTGTTTGATCGCGAGCACCATGGTCTGGATGCTGTCGGCTCCCTCGGGCGCGACGATTTGACCGCCCAGCAGGCGATCGGACGTTTTGTCAGCGACCAGCTTGATCAACCCCCGTGTGTCGCGAGCGGCCAGTGCCCGCGGCACCTGGTCGAGGGCGACGATCGAGGTCTTGGTCTCGAAGCCCGCTGCCTGCGCTGCCCTTTCGCTCAGTCCCACGCCCGCCACCTGTGGGTCGGTAAACGTGACCCAGGGCATGACCGTATTGTCGTAGACGAGGTCGTCGCCGTTCAGCGCGTTGTGCGCGGCGAGCTTCGCGCCATAGGCCGCCATATAGACAAACTGATCGCGACCGGTGACGTCGCCGGCCGCATAGACATCCGGTCTCGAGGTGCGCATCCGGTCGTCCACGACCACACTGCCGTTGTCGGCTTGGGCGATGCCCGCTTCGACAAGGCCGAGGCCATCGGTATTCGGCGCCCGTCCGGTGGCTACGAGCACCTGCTCGGCGGCGATCACCTGCTGTGCGCCGTCGGTGGTGATACTCAGCTCGACGCCGGCAGCCGTGCGCGCGATTCCGCGATAAGTTAGTCCGGTCCGGACGGTAATGCCCTCGTCGCGGAGATAGCCGGTCAGCGCCTCGGAGATTTCCGGCTCGGCCTCCGGCAGCAAGCGGCGGCGGGTGATGAGCGTCACCGCCACGCCGAAGCGCGCGAACATCTGCGCCAGTTCGCAGCCGATATAGCCGCCGCCGATGACGAGCAATGAGCGCGGTAGCGCGCCAAGTTCCAGGGCAGTCGTGCTGGTGAGATAAGGCACCTCCTCAATGCCGGGAATGTCCGGCAGGGCCGGCGAGGAGCCGGTCGCGATGATGATCTTGCCCGCTGAAATCGCGGCGCCATTCACCATCACGCCCTGCCCGTTCAGACGCGCCGCGCCTTCCAGATAGGCAACGCCGTTGTACTCGGGCAGCAGGTCAATATATTTCTTCTGCCGCAAGCTGGTGACCAGCTCGTCCTTGGCCGCGACGAGCGCGGGCCAGTTGGCCACGCTTGCTTCCCCGACCAGGCCGGGAAAGCGTTGCGCGGCCCGCACACCATGCAGCGCCTCGGCCGCGCGGATCATCGTCTTCGACGGCACGCAGCCGACATTGACGCAGGTGCCGCCGATGGTGCCGTGGCCGATCAGCGCGACATTGGCGCCCTGATCGGCGGCGGTGATCGCGGCCGAGAATCCGGCCGATCCGGCGCCGATGACGGCAAGGTCGTAGCCGCCCTTACGGCTTCCTTCGGTGGTGCAGCAGTCTGACATGTTCAGCTATTTTCCTTGTTCGTTTGTGTTTCAGTCGCACAGCAATCTGCGGCGCGTTGTCGGCGCCAGAGGCCATAGCCGGTGAGCGCGACAAAGAAGGCGAGCGCCGGCATGAGGACATAATCGATCCAGCCCAGCCAGGCCGACAACCCGATCGCGCCGAGCAGGACAACCAGCAAAGGCGTGGCGCAGCAGATCACAGCAATGAGCGAGCCGGCGATGCCGGTCTTCAGAAGCGTTGCGTCCTTCATGCTGCGGTCCTCATCCCGCCGGGCGGGCCGGATAGCCGGCATTGGTGGACGCGGCGGCAATGGCTGCGACGGTGGCGGTCGCCGGGTCATAAATGACCGTCGCCGTCTTGGCGGCGAAGTCGACAGTGACGGACTTCACTCCGGCGACGCCTTTCATCGCCTTTGTCACTGTCACCGGGCACATGGCGCACGTCATGTTTTCGATGCTGAACGTTGTCTTCTGGACCGCGGCGGCTTGCGCGGGGGCAGCTTGCGCGGCGAGCGGTGAAATCGTCGGCGCCGAGAGAAGGCCGGCGGCGCCCAGGGCCGCCGCGCCGAGCGCGATGAGAAGGGGGCGTTTCATATGGGTTTCTCCTATGGGGTAGCGTGATCAGTAGAACAGCGGCGCCCACCAGCTGATTGTCAGGGCAAGGAGGACCAGAACCGTGGCCAGCCACAGCGCCGACTTGGTGATGCGCGAGGCTTGCGGCCGAGCGCAGTAGGAATCTTCCGCGCAGGCCCCCTTCGGCTTGAAATAGACCTGCCGGAATCCGAGCCCGATAAAGACGAGCGCTACGGCGGCGGCGTAGGGCTTGTAGGGTTCAAGGGCCGTGAGGTTGCCCATCCAGGCGCCGGAAACGCCGAGCATCAACAAGAGAAGCGGCGCGATGCAGCACGTCGAGGCGAGGATCGCTCCGACCACACCGCCCGCCGCGAACCATCCTGGCCGGCGGCTCGCCGTTGCCTTTGGCTGCTCAAGAACCTGCATTTGCATATTAGCGCGATCCATGCGACTCGCCTCTCGATTGCTATTCCACTTCATGCTACGCTCTGTAGGTACTACAGACTTAAGAGGTTTTTTGGACCGATGAGCGATCACGTTTTCGGGAAGGGAATGCAGCGCGCTGACTTGGCCAAGCTTACGGGCTGCAATCTGGAAACCATCCGCTATTACGAGAAAATCGGTATGATGCCGGACCCGCCGCGCACGGCCTCCGGCTACCGCATTTATGGCGAGGACCACGTATCCCGCCTGCGCTTCATCTTGCGCGGCCGCGAACTCGGCTTTTCGCTCGACGAAGTACGCGGCCTGCTTGCCCTCGTCGAGGGCGGCGCGCAGACCTGCGCAGAGGTCAAGGAGCGCACTGAGCGGCATCTGGCCGATGTGCGCGCGAAGATCGCCGATCTCAGGCGCATCGAGAAAGTGCTGACCCAGACCGCCGCGCAATGCTCCGGCGATATGGTGCCGGACTGCCCGATCATCGAGGTGCTCGCCTCATGACCCGCTGAGCGTTAGGATTTCGTGTTCTCCCGCAAACTACCCCTTCTTGCGCAACAGCGGAACGACTGCAATTCTCCACCCTACCCCGCCGATCAGGCGGGGCGCTCGATACCCAATCTGCGCATTTCCCGGTAGATGGTTGATCGGCCGATACCGAGCTGCCTTGCGGCTTCCGTTGGCGATATCCGGGCTTCCACCAGTTTGATGGCGGCATCGACCCTGGCCATGTCGAGGGGCTGACGGCCAGGCCGCTTTCCCTTGGCGCGGGCAGCAGCGATGCCATCTTTCGTCCGTTCGGAGATCAGGCGCCGCTCGAAATGGGCGATGGCCCCGAACACATGGAAGATCAGTTCGCCAGCGGCCGACGACGTGTCGATCTTCTCCTCAAGGCTCAGCAACGCCACGCCCTGGGCGCGCAGCTTCTCGACCGTAGCGAGAAGCTCGGCGAGCGAGCGTCCGAGCCGATCGAGGCGCACCACGGCCAGCGTGTCGCCCTTGCGGGCGTAGGCGAGAAGTTCGACGAGGCCGGGACGATCCATGCTCTTGCCGGACATGACGTCGGTGAACACCTTAATGGCACCGGCTTTCTCGAGACGTATGGTCTGCCCCGCCACATCCTGATCGCCGGTGCTGACACGGGCATAGCCCAGAATATCGCTCATGCCGGCGTCTCCCAAACGGTCGTTCTGTGGACGCTCTGAAGCGCGACCGCTTCACCCCACCCATATCCGTCCACATACTATGTCTCTTTACTCATGCCTGTCCATAGTCGCAATTGACCTTTTGTGGACAGGAATCGGCATGACAAAGCGCAAGCATCAACTCTTGACCGAAAGCGAGCGCGGCCAGATCCTCGCGATCCCGACCGATCGTGACCATCTGGCCCGGCTCTATACCTTCGAGCCTGCGGACATTGAGATCATCGGCGCGCGGCGGGAGCGACGGAACCGGTTGGGCGTCGCGCTGCAGCTCGCCCTTTTGCGGCATCCGGGCATCGCCCTCGCGCAATTGATACGCGACAGGGGAGCGATACCCCATGATCTCGCCGCTTTCGTCGCGGAGCAGCTTGGCCTGCGCGTAACTGATCTGGCCGACTATGCCGCACGGGATCAAACGATGACGGACCATGCCCGCGAGCTGGCGGCGCGCCTAGGCCTTCGGGGGCCGACCCGCGCCGATATCCCCTTTATGATAGAAGCGGCCGCGAAAACGGCATGGGCAACCGACAAGGGGATGACGATCGCAAGCGGCGTCGTCACCGCCCTTCGCGAGGCCCGGATTCTGCTACCGTCCATCTCCACCATCGAGCGCGCCAGCAGCGCGGGGCGTGCGCGTGCCCGCAAGCAGGCTGCCTACGCCCTGATTGCCGATCTCAGCACTGAACAGGTCCAAGCCCTTGACCAGCTCTTTGACGACGCCGGCGGCATGAGCCAGCTCGCATTCCTCAAGACCATCCCTGTCGC
The sequence above is drawn from the Komagataeibacter medellinensis NBRC 3288 genome and encodes:
- the merA gene encoding mercury(II) reductase, with the protein product MSDCCTTEGSRKGGYDLAVIGAGSAGFSAAITAADQGANVALIGHGTIGGTCVNVGCVPSKTMIRAAEALHGVRAAQRFPGLVGEASVANWPALVAAKDELVTSLRQKKYIDLLPEYNGVAYLEGAARLNGQGVMVNGAAISAGKIIIATGSSPALPDIPGIEEVPYLTSTTALELGALPRSLLVIGGGYIGCELAQMFARFGVAVTLITRRRLLPEAEPEISEALTGYLRDEGITVRTGLTYRGIARTAAGVELSITTDGAQQVIAAEQVLVATGRAPNTDGLGLVEAGIAQADNGSVVVDDRMRTSRPDVYAAGDVTGRDQFVYMAAYGAKLAAHNALNGDDLVYDNTVMPWVTFTDPQVAGVGLSERAAQAAGFETKTSIVALDQVPRALAARDTRGLIKLVADKTSDRLLGGQIVAPEGADSIQTMVLAIKHGMTTKALGETIFPYLTTVEGLKLAAQGFGKDVAKLSCCAG
- the merF gene encoding mercury resistance system transport protein MerF — encoded protein: MKDATLLKTGIAGSLIAVICCATPLLVVLLGAIGLSAWLGWIDYVLMPALAFFVALTGYGLWRRQRAADCCATETQTNKENS
- a CDS encoding heavy-metal-associated domain-containing protein, whose protein sequence is MKRPLLIALGAAALGAAGLLSAPTISPLAAQAAPAQAAAVQKTTFSIENMTCAMCPVTVTKAMKGVAGVKSVTVDFAAKTATVIYDPATATVAAIAAASTNAGYPARPAG
- a CDS encoding mercuric transporter MerT family protein, with the translated sequence MDRANMQMQVLEQPKATASRRPGWFAAGGVVGAILASTCCIAPLLLLMLGVSGAWMGNLTALEPYKPYAAAVALVFIGLGFRQVYFKPKGACAEDSYCARPQASRITKSALWLATVLVLLALTISWWAPLFY
- a CDS encoding MerR family transcriptional regulator; the encoded protein is MSDHVFGKGMQRADLAKLTGCNLETIRYYEKIGMMPDPPRTASGYRIYGEDHVSRLRFILRGRELGFSLDEVRGLLALVEGGAQTCAEVKERTERHLADVRAKIADLRRIEKVLTQTAAQCSGDMVPDCPIIEVLAS
- a CDS encoding recombinase family protein, which translates into the protein MSDILGYARVSTGDQDVAGQTIRLEKAGAIKVFTDVMSGKSMDRPGLVELLAYARKGDTLAVVRLDRLGRSLAELLATVEKLRAQGVALLSLEEKIDTSSAAGELIFHVFGAIAHFERRLISERTKDGIAAARAKGKRPGRQPLDMARVDAAIKLVEARISPTEAARQLGIGRSTIYREMRRLGIERPA